A single Thermoanaerobacterium sp. RBIITD DNA region contains:
- the secD gene encoding protein translocase subunit SecD: MKSRGIAKFLTVIVVAAIIAYIAFFGINAGNYSITPVQKNIRLGLDLRGGVYVLEQAEGNVTQDAMTRAIAIIRNRVDSLGVAQPLIVQQGSNRIRIEIPDVSNPDQVISYLGQTAQLKFVGPDGKVILTGADVKDSKAVYQTDQSGVQQPVVTLVLNAKGTKAFADATKKYYPNHEIISIYLDNKVISAPRVDAEITDGNAVIQGMKDFNEAKNLANLIRAGSLPVTLKQVEYNSVGATLGPSALKASEEAGLYGLIIVLLFMIAFYRLPGLIADIALGIYILINFIVFSLLHVTLDLPGIAGMLLSIGMAVDANIIIFERMKEEMRAGKSIRASLDAGFRKAFVAVFDSNLTTLIAAFVLFFMGAGTVKGFALTLIIGVLASMFTAITVSRFLLKAVVETEFTKNIKVYGA, from the coding sequence ATGAAGTCAAGAGGTATTGCTAAATTTTTAACTGTAATAGTTGTTGCCGCTATTATAGCCTATATAGCTTTTTTTGGCATTAATGCAGGCAATTATTCAATTACTCCTGTACAAAAGAACATAAGACTTGGTCTTGATTTGAGAGGCGGTGTGTATGTTTTAGAGCAGGCGGAAGGAAATGTAACGCAGGATGCAATGACAAGGGCGATTGCAATAATAAGAAATAGGGTTGACTCTCTTGGTGTTGCACAGCCACTAATTGTTCAACAAGGATCAAATAGGATACGTATTGAAATACCAGATGTAAGTAATCCAGATCAGGTTATCTCGTATTTAGGACAGACGGCACAGCTTAAATTTGTTGGACCTGACGGCAAGGTAATATTGACTGGTGCAGATGTAAAAGACTCAAAAGCCGTTTATCAAACAGACCAAAGTGGAGTTCAACAACCTGTTGTAACGCTTGTACTTAACGCCAAGGGTACGAAGGCATTTGCTGACGCAACAAAAAAATATTATCCTAATCATGAAATAATATCTATTTACCTTGATAATAAAGTTATTTCAGCACCACGTGTTGATGCGGAAATAACTGATGGAAATGCTGTAATACAAGGTATGAAGGATTTCAATGAAGCCAAAAATTTGGCTAATCTCATAAGAGCGGGTTCATTACCTGTGACATTAAAACAGGTTGAATATAATTCTGTAGGTGCAACACTTGGACCAAGTGCATTGAAAGCCAGTGAAGAGGCAGGTTTATATGGTTTAATAATAGTACTTTTATTTATGATAGCATTCTATAGGTTGCCGGGTCTTATTGCAGATATTGCACTCGGAATATATATACTTATAAACTTTATTGTATTTTCACTGCTTCATGTTACGCTTGATTTGCCAGGTATTGCCGGTATGCTATTGTCAATAGGTATGGCAGTCGATGCTAACATAATTATATTTGAAAGAATGAAAGAAGAAATGCGAGCAGGTAAATCTATCAGAGCTTCCTTAGACGCTGGATTTAGAAAGGCATTTGTTGCCGTATTTGATTCAAACTTGACAACACTTATCGCAGCGTTTGTTCTGTTCTTTATGGGCGCAGGTACTGTCAAAGGCTTTGCATTAACGCTTATAATAGGTGTTCTTGCAAGTATGTTTACTGCTATAACTGTATCTAGGTTCTTGCTAAAAGCAGTTGTTGAAACAGAGTTTACAAAAAATATTAAAGTGTACGGAGCGTAA
- a CDS encoding gamma carbonic anhydrase family protein, with product MIKNFGEIQPAIDGGALIASSAEIIGKVIIEKNVNIWYGAVIRGDIDEITIGEGTNIQDNCTIHVTEGHPCVIGKHCTIGHNAIIHSAKIGNNVLIGMGAIILDDAVIEDNCIIGAGALVTGGKVIPEGHMAFGNPAKVIRKLSEDEINSLDLSYRHYVELAKLQFKTFI from the coding sequence ATGATAAAGAACTTTGGAGAAATACAGCCAGCAATTGATGGTGGTGCACTCATAGCTTCTTCTGCAGAGATAATAGGTAAAGTAATAATTGAAAAAAATGTTAACATCTGGTATGGAGCAGTAATAAGAGGTGATATCGATGAAATTACGATTGGTGAAGGAACAAATATTCAAGATAACTGCACAATACATGTTACAGAAGGTCATCCTTGTGTAATAGGCAAACACTGTACGATAGGACATAATGCCATAATACATTCAGCAAAGATTGGAAATAATGTTCTTATTGGTATGGGAGCTATTATTCTCGATGATGCAGTAATCGAAGACAATTGTATAATAGGTGCAGGTGCACTCGTAACTGGCGGGAAAGTTATACCAGAAGGACATATGGCATTTGGGAATCCGGCAAAGGTTATTAGAAAGCTGTCAGAAGATGAGATAAATAGCCTTGACTTGTCATATAGGCATTATGTGGAATTGGCAAAATTGCAATTCAAGACATTTATATAA
- the scfB gene encoding thioether cross-link-forming SCIFF peptide maturase, producing the protein MNNSIHKFRQLNMLIVLDPVSGAIHVVDDITYEILDYFEKNKLDDIVNLLRYKFSEEDIIDAYNEISALKKQGLLFTEDKYRNLAINRTNSVIKALCLNVAHDCNLRCRYCFASTGDFKGGRKLMSYDVGKKAIDFLIKGSGNRKVVEVDFFGGEPLMNFDVIKKLVDYGRKQSAQFGKTIKYTITTNGVLLDDDKIKYLNENFSNVVLSLDGRKEVNDMMRKRVDNSGSYDVIAPKIKKFVNIRGNREYYVRGTFTAQNLDFTNDVLHIADMGINEVSVEPVVEKDKTDYALNENHLETILREYDKLAEEYIKRIDEGRPFSFYHFKISLDNGPCIRKRLQGCGAGFEYVAITPDGDIYPCHQFVGNDEYKLGNLNTGIVNTALQKLFLDSDIYKRKECSECWARFYCSGGCYANNYNINGDINKPYKLACEMQKKRFECAIAIKIYQIMKGDKDDKELWRNTASN; encoded by the coding sequence ATGAACAATTCTATACATAAATTTAGACAATTAAATATGTTAATTGTATTAGATCCTGTCAGCGGAGCGATACATGTTGTTGACGATATAACATACGAAATTCTTGATTATTTTGAGAAAAATAAACTTGACGATATAGTTAATTTATTGAGATATAAATTTTCAGAAGAAGATATAATAGATGCATATAATGAAATAAGTGCTCTTAAAAAACAAGGTCTTTTATTTACTGAAGACAAGTATAGAAATTTAGCTATAAATAGGACAAACTCTGTAATAAAAGCATTGTGCCTTAATGTTGCGCATGACTGCAATTTAAGATGTAGATATTGCTTTGCATCCACTGGCGATTTTAAAGGCGGAAGGAAACTTATGTCATATGATGTTGGAAAAAAAGCAATTGATTTTCTTATAAAAGGCTCGGGAAATCGGAAAGTTGTTGAAGTAGATTTCTTTGGTGGAGAACCCTTAATGAATTTCGATGTTATTAAAAAATTAGTCGACTATGGTAGAAAACAATCAGCGCAATTTGGCAAAACTATTAAATATACAATTACTACAAATGGAGTTTTGCTTGATGATGACAAAATTAAATATTTAAATGAGAATTTTTCAAATGTTGTTTTAAGTTTGGACGGGAGAAAAGAAGTCAATGATATGATGAGAAAGAGAGTTGACAATAGCGGTTCTTATGACGTTATTGCGCCTAAAATCAAAAAGTTTGTTAATATTAGAGGAAATAGAGAGTATTATGTAAGAGGCACTTTTACAGCCCAAAATCTCGATTTTACGAATGATGTATTACATATAGCAGATATGGGAATTAATGAAGTCTCAGTAGAACCTGTAGTAGAAAAAGATAAAACGGATTATGCTTTAAATGAAAATCATCTTGAAACGATATTAAGAGAATATGATAAGCTAGCGGAAGAGTATATAAAAAGAATAGACGAAGGAAGGCCTTTTTCTTTTTATCATTTTAAGATAAGTCTTGATAATGGACCATGTATAAGAAAAAGACTTCAAGGCTGTGGTGCCGGTTTTGAGTATGTTGCCATAACTCCTGATGGTGACATATATCCGTGTCATCAGTTTGTCGGAAATGATGAATATAAGCTTGGAAATTTAAATACTGGTATAGTAAATACCGCATTACAAAAATTATTTTTAGATAGCGATATATATAAAAGGAAAGAATGTTCGGAATGTTGGGCAAGATTTTACTGTAGTGGTGGCTGTTATGCAAATAATTATAATATCAATGGTGATATAAATAAACCATATAAACTGGCATGTGAAATGCAGAAAAAAAGATTTGAATGTGCTATAGCAATAAAAATATATCAGATAATGAAGGGTGATAAAGATGATAAAGAACTTTGGAGAAATACAGCCAGCAATTGA